The Pseudomonas azotoformans genome has a segment encoding these proteins:
- the rplP gene encoding 50S ribosomal protein L16, translated as MLQPKRTKFRKQMTGHNRGLAQRGSKVSFGEFALKSVARGRLTARQIESARRALTRHVKRGGKIWIRVFPDKPISKKPLEVRMGKGKGNVEYWVAQIQPGKVLYEIEGVSEELAREAFALAAAKLPLATSFVKRTVM; from the coding sequence ATGTTGCAACCTAAGCGTACGAAGTTCCGCAAGCAGATGACAGGCCACAACCGTGGTCTGGCTCAGCGCGGTAGCAAAGTCAGCTTCGGCGAGTTCGCGCTGAAGTCTGTAGCTCGTGGTCGTCTCACCGCTCGTCAGATCGAGTCAGCGCGTCGTGCTCTGACCCGTCACGTTAAACGTGGCGGCAAGATCTGGATCCGTGTATTCCCGGACAAGCCGATCTCCAAAAAACCTCTCGAGGTTCGTATGGGTAAAGGTAAGGGTAACGTGGAATACTGGGTAGCCCAGATTCAGCCAGGCAAAGTCCTGTATGAAATCGAGGGTGTTTCTGAAGAGCTGGCGCGTGAGGCTTTCGCCCTGGCTGCTGCAAAGCTGCCGCTCGCCACCTCCTTTGTTAAACGGACGGTGATGTGA
- the rpsC gene encoding 30S ribosomal protein S3, whose protein sequence is MGQKVHPIGIRLGIVKEHTSVWYADGRTYADYLFADLKVREYLQDKLKSASVSRIDIHRPAQTARITIHTARPGIVIGKKGEDVEKLRQDLTKQMGVPVHINIEEIRKPELDGMLVAQSVAQQLERRVMFRRAMKRAVQNAMRIGAKGIKIQVSGRLGGAEIARTEWYREGRVPLHTLRADIDYANYEAHTTYGVIGVKVWIFKGEVIGGRQEELKPQAPAPRKKAAK, encoded by the coding sequence ATGGGTCAGAAAGTACATCCCATTGGCATTCGCCTGGGAATCGTCAAGGAGCACACCTCCGTCTGGTACGCAGACGGTCGGACTTATGCGGACTATTTGTTCGCTGATCTGAAGGTGCGTGAGTATCTCCAAGACAAACTAAAAAGCGCGTCCGTAAGCCGTATCGATATCCATCGTCCGGCCCAAACTGCACGTATCACCATCCACACCGCTCGTCCAGGTATCGTTATCGGGAAGAAAGGTGAAGATGTTGAGAAACTGCGTCAGGACCTGACCAAGCAAATGGGTGTGCCTGTGCACATCAATATCGAAGAGATCCGCAAGCCGGAGCTCGACGGTATGCTGGTTGCGCAGAGCGTAGCTCAGCAGCTGGAGCGTCGCGTTATGTTCCGTCGCGCTATGAAGCGCGCTGTACAGAACGCCATGCGCATTGGTGCCAAAGGCATCAAAATCCAAGTGAGCGGTCGTCTCGGCGGTGCTGAAATCGCACGTACTGAATGGTATCGCGAAGGTCGTGTGCCACTGCACACCCTGCGTGCCGACATCGACTATGCCAACTACGAAGCTCACACCACTTACGGTGTGATCGGTGTAAAGGTTTGGATCTTCAAAGGCGAAGTAATTGGTGGTCGCCAAGAAGAACTGAAACCACAAGCACCAGCGCCTCGTAAAAAAGCTGCTAAGTAA
- the rplV gene encoding 50S ribosomal protein L22 yields MEVAAKLSGARISAQKARLVADQIRGKKVGEALNLLAFSSKKAAEIMKKVLESAVANAEHNEGADVDDLKVSTVFVNEGRSLKRIMPRAKGRADRIVKRSCHITVKVADK; encoded by the coding sequence ATGGAAGTAGCCGCTAAGTTGTCGGGCGCTCGAATCTCCGCCCAGAAAGCCCGCTTGGTCGCCGACCAGATCCGCGGGAAGAAGGTGGGCGAAGCGCTCAACCTGTTGGCTTTCAGCAGTAAGAAAGCCGCCGAGATCATGAAGAAAGTGCTGGAGTCGGCCGTAGCCAACGCCGAGCATAACGAAGGCGCAGACGTTGATGACCTGAAGGTCAGCACCGTTTTCGTCAACGAAGGGCGTTCGCTGAAGCGCATCATGCCACGTGCCAAAGGCCGTGCTGATCGCATCGTCAAGCGGTCTTGCCATATCACTGTCAAGGTTGCTGACAAGTAA
- the rpsS gene encoding 30S ribosomal protein S19 gives MPRSLKKGPFIDLHLLKKIEVAAEKNDRKPVKTWSRRSMILPQMVGLTIAVHNGRLHVPVLVNEDMVGHKLGEFAGTRTYRGHVADKKAKR, from the coding sequence GTGCCACGTTCTCTGAAAAAAGGTCCTTTTATTGATCTTCACCTACTGAAGAAGATCGAAGTGGCGGCGGAAAAGAACGATCGCAAACCAGTTAAGACCTGGTCGCGTCGTTCGATGATCCTGCCACAAATGGTCGGTCTGACCATCGCTGTACACAACGGTCGCTTGCACGTCCCAGTTCTCGTGAACGAAGACATGGTCGGCCACAAACTAGGCGAGTTTGCCGGTACCCGCACTTATCGTGGGCACGTGGCAGACAAGAAAGCCAAGCGTTAA
- the rplB gene encoding 50S ribosomal protein L2 — protein MAIVKCKPTSPGRRFVVKVVNQELHKGAPHAPLLEKKSKSGGRNNNGRITTRHIGGGHKQHYRLVDFRRNDKDGIAATVERIEYDPNRTAHIALLLYADGERRYIIAPKGVSAGDQLIAGALAPIKPGNALQLRNIPVGSTVHGIELKPGKGAQIARSAGASAQLIAREGVYVTLRLRSGEMRKVLAECRATLGEVSNSEHSLRSLGKAGAKRWRGVRPTVRGVAMNPVDHPHGGGEGRTSGGRHPVSPWGFPTKGAKTRGNKRTDKMIVRRRK, from the coding sequence ATGGCAATCGTTAAATGCAAACCGACTTCCCCTGGCCGCCGTTTTGTGGTCAAGGTGGTCAACCAGGAGCTGCATAAAGGCGCTCCTCACGCACCGCTGCTCGAGAAAAAATCGAAGTCTGGTGGTCGTAACAACAATGGTCGTATTACCACTCGTCACATCGGTGGTGGCCATAAGCAGCATTATCGTCTGGTCGATTTCCGTCGCAACGACAAAGATGGCATCGCTGCCACTGTCGAGCGTATCGAATACGATCCAAACCGTACTGCTCACATCGCTCTGCTGCTGTACGCAGATGGCGAGCGTCGCTACATCATCGCCCCTAAAGGCGTGAGCGCTGGCGACCAGCTGATCGCAGGTGCTCTGGCACCGATCAAGCCGGGCAACGCTCTGCAACTGCGCAACATTCCAGTTGGTAGCACCGTACACGGCATCGAATTGAAGCCAGGTAAAGGCGCGCAAATCGCTCGTTCCGCTGGTGCTTCGGCTCAGCTGATCGCTCGTGAAGGTGTCTACGTGACCCTGCGTCTGCGTTCTGGTGAGATGCGTAAAGTGCTGGCTGAATGCCGCGCGACCCTGGGCGAAGTCTCGAACTCCGAGCACAGCCTGCGTTCGCTGGGTAAAGCTGGTGCCAAACGCTGGCGTGGCGTTCGCCCAACCGTTCGTGGTGTTGCCATGAACCCGGTTGACCACCCACACGGTGGTGGTGAAGGTCGTACCTCTGGTGGTCGTCATCCGGTATCGCCATGGGGCTTCCCGACTAAGGGCGCGAAGACTCGTGGTAATAAGCGTACCGACAAAATGATCGTCCGTCGTCGCAAGTAA
- the rplW gene encoding 50S ribosomal protein L23 codes for MNQERVFKVLLGPHVSEKATVLADKKGQFVFKVATDATKLEIKKAVESLFSVKVERVTTLNVLGKSKRTARGLGKRNDWKKAVISLQPGQDLDFSSSAE; via the coding sequence ATGAACCAGGAACGCGTATTTAAAGTTCTGCTTGGCCCGCACGTTTCCGAAAAGGCTACGGTTCTGGCTGACAAGAAAGGCCAGTTCGTTTTCAAGGTTGCAACTGACGCAACCAAGCTGGAAATCAAGAAGGCCGTCGAAAGCCTGTTCAGCGTGAAAGTAGAGCGTGTTACTACCCTGAATGTTCTGGGTAAGAGCAAGCGCACTGCTCGCGGTCTGGGCAAGCGTAATGACTGGAAGAAGGCAGTTATCTCCCTTCAGCCAGGCCAAGATCTCGATTTCAGCAGCAGTGCTGAGTAA
- the rplD gene encoding 50S ribosomal protein L4: MQLNVNDAQAIEVSELTFGGEFNETLVHQAVVAYMAGGRQGSKQQKTRSDVRGGGKRPWRQKGTGRARAGTIRSPIWRGGGTTFAARPQDHSQKLNKKMYRAALRSILAELVRTDRLVVVQDFAVESPKTKDLLGKLNNMSLTDVLIVSEAVDQNLYLAARNLPHVDVRDVQGSDPVSLIAYDKVLITVSAVKKFEELLG, encoded by the coding sequence ATGCAATTAAATGTAAATGACGCTCAAGCGATCGAAGTTTCCGAACTGACGTTTGGCGGCGAGTTCAACGAGACGCTGGTTCACCAAGCAGTCGTGGCCTACATGGCCGGCGGCCGTCAAGGTAGCAAGCAGCAAAAGACCCGTTCCGACGTTCGTGGTGGCGGTAAGCGCCCTTGGCGTCAGAAAGGTACTGGCCGTGCTCGTGCCGGTACTATCCGTAGCCCAATCTGGCGTGGCGGTGGTACCACTTTCGCAGCTCGTCCACAGGATCACTCGCAGAAGCTCAACAAGAAGATGTACCGCGCAGCTCTGCGCTCCATCCTTGCTGAACTCGTGCGTACTGACCGTCTGGTCGTGGTTCAGGACTTCGCTGTTGAAAGCCCGAAAACCAAAGATCTGCTGGGCAAACTGAACAACATGAGCCTGACCGATGTTTTGATCGTGTCTGAAGCTGTTGATCAGAACCTGTACCTGGCTGCTCGCAACCTGCCACACGTTGATGTACGTGACGTGCAAGGTTCCGATCCAGTTAGTCTGATCGCATACGACAAGGTGTTGATCACCGTGTCGGCCGTGAAGAAATTCGAGGAGCTGCTGGGATGA
- the rplC gene encoding 50S ribosomal protein L3, protein MTIGVVGRKCGMTRIFTEEGVSIPVTVIEIEPNRVTQFKTEETDGYRAVQVTVGERRASRVTAAQAGHFAKANVAAGRTVMEFRLEDGDYQAGDLINAEIFAAGQLVDVTGQSKGKGFQGTIKRWNFRGQDNTHGNSVSHRVPGSIGQCQTPGRVFKGKKMSGHMGAERVTVQSLEVVRVDAERNLLLVKGAVPGATGGNLVVRPAAKARG, encoded by the coding sequence ATGACTATTGGTGTAGTCGGTCGTAAATGCGGTATGACCCGTATTTTCACCGAAGAAGGTGTCTCCATTCCGGTCACGGTCATTGAGATCGAACCGAATCGCGTCACCCAGTTCAAAACTGAAGAGACCGATGGCTATCGTGCAGTGCAAGTCACTGTCGGCGAGCGTCGTGCTTCGCGCGTGACTGCTGCTCAAGCAGGTCACTTCGCTAAAGCAAACGTTGCAGCTGGTCGCACTGTTATGGAGTTCCGTCTCGAAGACGGCGACTACCAGGCTGGCGATCTGATCAACGCTGAAATCTTCGCTGCTGGTCAACTGGTTGATGTAACCGGTCAGTCCAAAGGTAAAGGCTTCCAGGGTACGATCAAGCGTTGGAATTTCCGTGGCCAAGACAACACTCACGGTAACTCCGTTTCCCACCGCGTCCCGGGCTCTATTGGCCAGTGCCAGACTCCTGGTCGTGTATTCAAGGGCAAAAAAATGTCCGGTCATATGGGCGCTGAGCGCGTGACCGTGCAGTCCCTCGAAGTAGTGCGCGTCGACGCTGAACGCAATCTGTTGTTGGTCAAGGGTGCTGTTCCTGGCGCTACTGGCGGCAACCTGGTTGTACGTCCGGCGGCCAAGGCTCGCGGTTAA
- the rpsJ gene encoding 30S ribosomal protein S10 has protein sequence MQNQQIRIRLKAFDHRLIDQSTQEIVETAKRTGAQVRGPIPLPTRKERFTVLVSPHVNKDARDQYEIRTHKRVLDIVQPTDKTVDALMKLDLAAGVEVQISLG, from the coding sequence ATGCAAAATCAGCAAATCCGTATCAGGTTGAAGGCTTTTGACCATCGCCTGATCGACCAATCCACCCAGGAAATCGTGGAAACCGCGAAACGTACTGGTGCTCAAGTGCGTGGTCCAATTCCACTGCCTACCCGTAAAGAGCGGTTCACCGTTCTGGTCTCCCCGCACGTCAACAAAGACGCGCGTGACCAGTACGAGATCCGTACTCATAAGCGCGTACTGGACATCGTCCAGCCAACGGATAAAACCGTTGATGCACTTATGAAGCTTGATCTGGCGGCCGGTGTGGAAGTACAGATCAGCCTCGGCTAA
- the tuf gene encoding elongation factor Tu has translation MAKEKFDRSLPHVNVGTIGHVDHGKTTLTAALTRVCSEVFGSAIVDFDKIDSAPEEKARGITINTAHVEYNSLIRHYAHVDCPGHADYVKNMITGAAQMDGAILVCSAADGPMPQTREHILLSRQVGVPYIVVYLNKADLVDDAELLELVEMEVRDLLSTYDFPGDDTPIIIGSARMALEGKDDNEMGTTSVRKLVETLDSYIPDPVRVIDKPFLMPIEDVFSISGRGTVVTGRIERGIVKVQDPLEIVGLRDTTVTTCTGVEMFRKLLDEGRAGENCGVLLRGTKRDDVERGQVLVKPGSVKPHTKFEAEVYVLSKEEGGRHTPFFKGYRPQFYFRTTDVTGNCELPEGVEMVMPGDNIKMVVTLIKTIAMEDGLRFAIREGGRTVGAGVVAKIIE, from the coding sequence GTGGCTAAAGAAAAATTTGATCGTTCCCTACCGCACGTCAACGTTGGCACCATCGGTCACGTTGACCACGGTAAAACCACTCTGACTGCTGCTCTGACTCGCGTTTGCTCCGAAGTTTTCGGTTCCGCAATCGTTGATTTCGATAAAATCGACAGCGCACCAGAAGAAAAAGCTCGTGGTATCACCATCAACACCGCGCACGTTGAATACAACTCGCTGATCCGTCACTACGCTCACGTTGACTGCCCAGGTCACGCTGACTATGTGAAGAACATGATCACCGGTGCTGCCCAGATGGACGGCGCAATCCTGGTTTGCTCGGCCGCTGATGGTCCGATGCCACAAACCCGTGAGCACATCCTGCTGTCTCGTCAGGTAGGCGTTCCGTACATCGTGGTTTACCTGAACAAGGCTGACCTGGTAGACGACGCTGAGCTGCTGGAACTGGTTGAGATGGAAGTGCGCGATCTGCTGAGCACTTACGACTTCCCAGGCGACGACACTCCGATCATCATCGGTTCTGCTCGTATGGCTCTGGAAGGCAAAGACGACAACGAAATGGGCACCACGTCCGTTCGTAAACTGGTTGAGACTCTGGACAGCTACATCCCAGATCCAGTCCGTGTTATCGACAAGCCGTTCCTGATGCCAATCGAAGACGTATTCTCGATCTCCGGTCGCGGTACTGTTGTAACTGGTCGTATCGAGCGCGGTATCGTTAAGGTTCAAGATCCACTGGAAATCGTTGGTCTGCGTGACACTACCGTCACCACCTGCACCGGTGTTGAAATGTTCCGTAAACTGCTCGACGAAGGTCGTGCTGGCGAGAACTGCGGCGTTCTGCTGCGTGGTACCAAGCGTGACGACGTTGAGCGTGGCCAGGTTCTGGTTAAGCCGGGTTCGGTTAAGCCGCACACCAAGTTCGAAGCTGAAGTGTACGTGCTGAGCAAAGAAGAAGGCGGTCGTCACACTCCGTTCTTCAAAGGCTACCGTCCACAGTTCTACTTCCGTACTACCGACGTAACTGGTAACTGCGAACTGCCGGAAGGCGTAGAAATGGTAATGCCAGGCGACAACATCAAAATGGTTGTCACCCTGATCAAAACCATCGCTATGGAAGACGGTCTGCGTTTCGCAATCCGTGAAGGCGGCCGTACCGTTGGTGCTGGCGTTGTAGCTAAAATCATCGAGTAA
- the fusA gene encoding elongation factor G produces the protein MARTTPISRYRNIGIVAHVDAGKTTTTERVLFYTGKSHKMGEVHDGAATTDWMVQEQERGITITSAAITAFWKGSEKQYKDEHRFNVIDTPGHVDFTIEVERSLRVLDGAVVVFCGTSGVEPQSETVWRQANKYGVPRLVYVNKMDRAGANFLRVIGQIKQRLGHTPVPIQLAIGSEDNFQGQIDLINMEAVYWNDSDKGMVPVRKPIPAELQELADEWRNNMVEAAAEANEELMNKYLEGEELTNVEIKAALRQRTIAGEIVLAVCGSSFKNKGVPLVLDAVIDYLPAPTDIPAIKGTNPDNEEEEMERHADDSEPFSALAFKIATDPFVGTLTFVRVYSGVLASGDGVINSVKGKKERVGRMVQMHANAREEIKEVRAGDIAALIGMKDVTTGETLCDAAKPIILVRMDFPEPVISVAVEPKTKDDQEKMGIALGKLAQEDPSFRVKTDEETGQTIISGMGELHLDILVDRMRREFNVEANIGKPQVSYRERITKNCEIEGKFVRQSGGRGQFGHCWIRFAPADEGQEGLQFVNEVVGGVVPKEYIPAIQKGIEEQMKNGVVAGYPLIGLKATVFDGSYHDVDSNEMAFKVAASMATKQLAQKGGGELLEPIMAVEVVTPEDYMGDVMGDLNRRRGMILGMEDTVSGKVIRAEVPLGEMFGYATDVRSMSQGRASYSMEFKKYNTAPAHIAETVSKKQG, from the coding sequence ATGGCTCGTACTACTCCGATTAGCCGCTACCGTAACATCGGTATTGTTGCTCACGTGGATGCTGGTAAAACCACCACCACCGAGCGCGTACTGTTTTACACCGGCAAAAGTCACAAAATGGGCGAGGTGCATGACGGCGCCGCGACCACAGACTGGATGGTTCAGGAGCAGGAGCGTGGTATTACCATTACTTCTGCTGCTATTACCGCCTTCTGGAAAGGTTCCGAGAAGCAGTACAAAGACGAGCACCGTTTTAACGTAATCGATACCCCAGGCCACGTAGACTTCACCATCGAAGTTGAGCGTTCCCTGCGCGTACTCGACGGCGCCGTCGTTGTGTTCTGCGGTACCTCGGGTGTTGAGCCTCAGTCGGAAACCGTATGGCGTCAAGCCAACAAGTACGGCGTTCCACGTCTTGTTTATGTAAACAAGATGGACCGTGCTGGTGCCAACTTCCTGCGCGTGATCGGTCAGATCAAGCAGCGTCTGGGTCACACCCCGGTGCCAATCCAATTGGCTATCGGTTCCGAAGACAACTTCCAGGGTCAGATCGATCTGATCAACATGGAAGCTGTTTACTGGAATGATTCCGACAAAGGTATGGTTCCTGTTCGTAAGCCTATCCCTGCAGAACTGCAGGAGCTGGCTGACGAGTGGCGCAACAACATGGTTGAGGCTGCTGCCGAAGCCAACGAAGAGCTGATGAACAAGTACCTCGAAGGTGAAGAACTCACCAACGTGGAAATCAAGGCTGCTCTGCGTCAGCGTACTATCGCTGGCGAGATCGTCTTGGCTGTTTGCGGTTCCTCCTTCAAGAACAAGGGTGTTCCCCTGGTTCTCGACGCCGTTATCGACTACCTGCCGGCTCCAACCGACATTCCTGCTATCAAGGGTACCAACCCTGATAACGAGGAAGAAGAAATGGAGCGTCACGCCGATGATAGCGAGCCGTTCTCGGCTCTGGCGTTCAAGATCGCAACCGACCCATTCGTGGGTACTTTGACCTTCGTCCGCGTTTACTCGGGCGTGTTGGCCTCCGGCGACGGCGTGATCAACTCGGTTAAAGGCAAGAAAGAGCGCGTGGGTCGTATGGTGCAAATGCACGCAAACGCCCGTGAAGAGATCAAGGAAGTACGCGCTGGTGACATCGCGGCCCTGATCGGCATGAAGGACGTCACCACGGGTGAGACTTTGTGCGACGCTGCCAAGCCAATCATCCTGGTTCGCATGGACTTCCCGGAGCCGGTTATTTCGGTTGCCGTAGAGCCTAAGACCAAGGATGACCAGGAAAAAATGGGTATCGCTCTGGGCAAGCTTGCTCAGGAAGATCCATCTTTCCGCGTCAAGACTGATGAAGAGACTGGTCAAACGATCATCTCCGGCATGGGCGAGCTGCACCTGGACATCCTGGTTGACCGGATGCGCCGTGAGTTCAACGTCGAAGCCAACATCGGTAAGCCTCAGGTTTCCTATCGTGAGCGCATCACGAAGAATTGCGAAATCGAAGGCAAGTTCGTTCGTCAGTCCGGCGGTCGTGGTCAGTTCGGTCACTGCTGGATCCGTTTTGCTCCTGCTGACGAAGGTCAGGAAGGTCTGCAATTCGTGAACGAAGTAGTTGGTGGTGTGGTTCCTAAGGAATACATCCCGGCTATCCAGAAGGGCATCGAAGAGCAGATGAAGAACGGTGTTGTTGCCGGCTATCCGCTGATCGGCCTGAAAGCAACCGTTTTTGACGGTTCTTACCACGACGTCGACTCCAACGAGATGGCGTTTAAGGTGGCTGCCTCCATGGCAACCAAGCAACTGGCCCAGAAGGGCGGTGGTGAGTTGCTTGAGCCGATCATGGCGGTAGAAGTTGTTACACCTGAAGACTATATGGGTGATGTCATGGGCGACCTTAACCGTCGTCGCGGCATGATCTTGGGTATGGAAGACACGGTTTCCGGCAAAGTGATTCGCGCCGAGGTTCCGTTGGGTGAGATGTTCGGTTATGCGACCGACGTTCGCTCCATGTCCCAGGGTCGCGCAAGCTACTCTATGGAATTCAAAAAATACAACACAGCTCCGGCGCACATCGCTGAAACTGTATCCAAAAAACAAGGCTGA
- the rpsG gene encoding 30S ribosomal protein S7: MPRRRVAAKREVLDDPKYGSQILAKFMNHVMESGKKAVAERIVYGALEKVKERKNSDPLEIFEKALDAIAPLVEVKSRRVGGATYQVPVEVRPSRRNALAMRWLVDFARKRGEKSMALRLAGELLDAAEGKGAAVKKREDVHRMAEANKAFSHYRF; the protein is encoded by the coding sequence ATGCCAAGAAGACGCGTAGCAGCCAAGCGCGAAGTGCTTGACGATCCAAAATACGGAAGCCAGATCCTGGCCAAGTTCATGAACCACGTGATGGAAAGCGGCAAGAAAGCCGTTGCCGAGCGTATCGTTTATGGCGCGCTGGAAAAGGTTAAAGAACGCAAGAACAGCGACCCCCTGGAAATCTTCGAGAAAGCTCTCGACGCCATCGCTCCGCTGGTCGAAGTGAAGTCGCGCCGTGTAGGCGGTGCTACTTACCAGGTTCCGGTTGAAGTTCGTCCGTCCCGTCGTAACGCTCTGGCAATGCGCTGGTTGGTAGACTTCGCCCGTAAGCGCGGCGAGAAGTCTATGGCTCTGCGTTTGGCCGGCGAGCTGTTGGACGCTGCTGAAGGTAAAGGTGCTGCTGTTAAGAAGCGTGAAGACGTGCACCGTATGGCTGAAGCTAACAAAGCTTTCTCGCACTACCGCTTCTAA
- the rpsL gene encoding 30S ribosomal protein S12, with protein MATINQLVRQPRKRIVEKSDVPALQNCPQRRGVCTRVYTTTPKKPNSALRKVCRVRLTNGFEVSSYIGGEGHNLQEHSVVLIRGGRVKDLPGVRYHTVRGSLDTSGVKGRNQGRSKYGTKKPK; from the coding sequence ATGGCAACTATCAACCAGCTGGTACGTCAGCCGCGTAAGCGTATCGTCGAGAAATCCGACGTACCTGCGCTGCAGAACTGCCCGCAACGTCGTGGCGTATGCACCCGTGTGTATACCACCACGCCGAAAAAACCTAACTCGGCACTGCGTAAAGTATGCCGTGTGCGCCTGACCAACGGTTTCGAGGTTTCCTCGTACATCGGTGGTGAAGGTCACAACCTGCAAGAGCACAGCGTGGTACTAATCCGCGGCGGTCGTGTAAAAGACTTGCCAGGTGTTCGTTACCACACCGTACGCGGCTCCTTGGATACTTCCGGCGTTAAAGGTCGTAACCAGGGTCGTTCGAAGTACGGTACCAAGAAGCCTAAGTAG